From one Coffea eugenioides isolate CCC68of chromosome 11, Ceug_1.0, whole genome shotgun sequence genomic stretch:
- the LOC113753152 gene encoding uncharacterized protein LOC113753152: MAEVTDLRLSDQQNLSAPATIIGDSAVAFAEDEDEEPQPDVYALNFHSLSPPNPSFLIDDNLNFTAISESESGSQHSESVHSDQNFLYYSPEDDDDDDQMNFVTDLFATRHGIPDHGLCNFESGCTCLDEEPELVLGAQAECNGVAALPSMVGGLRIVNMESESDSEAAEIHSRVDRANDHDGLNPNYDDLDEFWDCPQFDSQRARTFFNEEFEWEEVNVRENLSSLIDRIEEISVSSDTENSTFDTGGGEHDEENARNVEWQVLLAVNNLEIAVGFDEYIVLFGEHVDAESTVKGGPPAAKSVVENLPSVVLTTEDLMANDVVCAVCKDEISLGVEVTRLPCSHHYHQDCIMPWLSIRNTCPLCRFELPTDDVDYERRKNRNGAGTSLIGDLQFSNYQLLP; this comes from the coding sequence ATGGCGGAAGTCACCGACCTACGCCTCTCCGACCAACAAAATCTATCCGCCCCTGCCACCATTATCGGCGACAGCGCCGTCGCCTTTGCGGAGGACGAGGATGAGGAGCCACAACCCGATGTTTACGCCTTAAATTTCCATTCCCTCTCTCCTCCTAATCCTTCCTTCTTGATTGATGACAACCTCAATTTCACCGCCATTTCAGAATCCGAATCCGGCTCTCAGCATTCTGAATCTGTTCACTCCGACCAGAATTTCCTCTACTACAGCCCAGAAGACGACGACGACGACGATCAAATGAATTTCGTTACGGATTTATTCGCGACCCGCCATGGTATCCCCGACCATGGACTGTGTAATTTTGAATCCGGGTGTACTTGTCTGGACGAAGAACCCGAATTAGTTTTAGGTGCACAGGCCGAATGCAATGGGGTTGCTGCTCTTCCGTCAATGGTCGGCGGTCTTCGAATTGTGAACATGGAATCGGAGTCCGACTCGGAAGCTGCGGAGATCCATTCTAGGGTTGATAGAGCAAATGATCATGATGGGTTGAATCCAAATTATGATGACTTGGACGAGTTTTGGGATTGCCCGCAATTTGATAGTCAACGGGCGAGGACTTTTTTTAACGAAGAATTCGAATGGGAGGAAGTGAATGTTAGGGAAAATCTGAGTTCTTTGATTGATCGAATAGAGGAAATTTCAGTTTCCTCTGACACTGAAAATTCGACTTTTGATACTGGTGGTGGAGAACATGacgaagaaaatgcaagaaacgtGGAATGGCAGGTCCTATTAGCAGTTAATAATCTGGAAATAGCAGTTGGTTTTGATGAATATATCGTCCTGTTTGGGGAACATGTTGATGCAGAGAGTACTGTTAAGGGTGGTCCGCCAGCTGCCAAATCCGTGGTTGAAAATTTGCCTTCAGTAGTTTTGACGACGGAGGATTTAATGGCAAATGATGTGGTTTGTGCAGTTTGCAAAGATGAGATTTCTCTGGGGGTGGAGGTGACTAGGCTACCCTGTAGTCACCATTATCATCAGGACTGCATTATGCCCTGGCTAAGCATTCGTAATACATGTCCTCTTTGTCGCTTTGAGTTACCTACAGATGATGTGGATTATgagagaagaaagaatagaAATGGCGCTGGCACTAGCCTGATTGGTGATTTGCAATTTAGTAATTATCAACTTTTACCCTGA
- the LOC113753793 gene encoding basic leucine zipper 43-like, with protein sequence MQSGDATELYYLLTSNPTQYPSHFGLNNNNMPSFNLSRISNPLCHLQINPQIQDFNPQMASFSCNSTSDEADDQQLSIINERKQRRMISNRESARRSRMRKQKHLDELWSQVVWLRNENHQLIDKLNHASERHDRVLQENTQLKEEASELRQMLTEMQLNSPYYNLRDLEDDPCNGLSQD encoded by the coding sequence ATGCAGTCAGGTGATGCAACAGAGTTGTATTATTTGCTTACTTCAAATCCAACTCAATACCCTTCTCATTTTGGCTTGAACAACAATAACATGCCTTCTTTCAACCTTAGCAGAATTTCAAACCCTTTGTGCCACCTTCAGATCAATCCCCAGATTCAAGACTTCAACCCGCAGATGGCATCTTTCAGCTGTAATTCAACTTCAGATGAAGCAGATGATCAACAACTAAGTATAATAAATGAAAGAAAGCAGAGAAGGATGATTTCCAATAGAGAATCTGCACGAAGATCACGTATGCGCAAGCAAAAGCATCTTGATGAGCTATGGTCCCAGGTTGTTTGGCTCCGTAATGAGAATCATCAGCTGATAGATAAACTGAACCATGCTTCAGAACGTCATGATCGTGTACTTCAAGAGAACACTCAACTCAAAGAAGAAGCTTCAGAACTTCGTCAAATGCTCACTGAGATGCAGCTAAACAGCCCTTATTATAACTTAAGAGATCTAGAAGATGATCCCTGCAATGGCTTGTCCCAAGACTAA